Proteins from one Oscillatoria nigro-viridis PCC 7112 genomic window:
- a CDS encoding Npun_F0813 family protein → MFILKRQDVEITNFQHPKRDQQIPILNYQGQTFRLISAFNGKQAEDARALWRDLTDNRGKACVLLEEPDRYSVWGKVRLDQLAGEEPAGNEAAKAPLFAQACLLLLQAVYFDVEDLLGARQATSFQKDIAKVFQQGNFPQADSPDAIKNWLTVSPLQNHKVPPWQEQHLKTLLQEVHRLGKSYFGNTDFAEGVSDVLQDMPAPDRTQFLDWLKQSALNKLWIAG, encoded by the coding sequence ATGTTTATTCTGAAACGGCAGGATGTTGAAATAACCAATTTTCAACACCCAAAACGGGATCAACAAATTCCCATTCTCAATTATCAGGGGCAGACTTTTCGCCTGATCAGCGCCTTCAACGGCAAGCAAGCAGAAGACGCCAGAGCCTTGTGGCGGGACTTAACCGACAACCGAGGCAAAGCCTGTGTTCTGCTAGAAGAGCCGGATAGATATAGCGTCTGGGGAAAAGTCCGTTTAGATCAGCTTGCCGGTGAAGAACCGGCAGGGAATGAAGCAGCCAAAGCACCGCTGTTCGCGCAAGCTTGTCTGCTGCTGCTCCAAGCTGTTTACTTCGATGTAGAAGACCTCTTAGGCGCAAGGCAAGCCACATCGTTTCAGAAAGATATCGCCAAGGTATTTCAGCAGGGAAACTTCCCCCAGGCAGACTCCCCTGATGCGATAAAAAACTGGCTAACCGTTAGTCCCTTGCAAAATCACAAGGTGCCTCCTTGGCAAGAGCAGCATCTCAAGACCTTATTGCAAGAAGTCCACCGTTTGGGTAAATCATATTTTGGCAATACAGACTTCGCGGAGGGAGTGAGCGATGTGCTGCAAGATATGCCAGCACCGGATCGGACTCAGTTTCTAGATTGGCTGAAACAATCAGCCCTCAACAAGTTGTGGATCGCAGGATAG
- a CDS encoding phosphoglucomutase/phosphomannomutase family protein, with the protein MSASSNSTEIKFGTDGWRGLIARDFTFANVRKVTRAIASYLETAYTKDRPVLVSYDTRFLADEFARTAAEVLADLGWTVKVVDRDCPTPVIAYSAKHLNSAGALMFTASHNPAPYCGIKYIPDYAGPATPEITDTIVANIAGASDAPAKGSHNDKISTFDPKPEYLKFLYTLIDVERIRSAKLKVKYDALYSTSRGYLDGVLEHCGCDVESFHTYRDVLFGGGMPEPKGEQLVELVEAVKKDAADLGLATDGDSDRFGIVDELGNVLTPNTVLLLLARHLVKNKGLTGAIVRTVATTHLLDNLAAKYGLTIYETAVGFKYIGEKMRETAVLIGGEESGGLSVLGHIPEKDGILADMLVAEAIAYEGKPLSQLVEEAIKEADGPLYNKRLDLHLEEAHKAAVLESFTKNPPTEVAGIGVKEIGRKDGIKLYLEDGGWVLLRPSGTEPLMRVYMETNSVEKESQVAQHMEKVISQLEPV; encoded by the coding sequence ATGAGCGCCAGCAGCAATTCAACAGAAATCAAGTTCGGAACCGACGGGTGGCGGGGACTGATTGCCCGTGACTTTACTTTTGCCAACGTGCGAAAAGTAACCAGGGCGATCGCCAGCTACCTAGAAACCGCTTACACCAAAGACCGCCCAGTTCTAGTCTCCTACGATACCCGCTTTCTGGCAGACGAGTTCGCCCGCACGGCGGCTGAAGTATTGGCAGATTTGGGATGGACTGTGAAAGTGGTCGATCGAGATTGCCCCACACCAGTCATCGCTTACAGCGCCAAGCATCTCAACTCCGCAGGAGCTCTGATGTTCACGGCTTCCCACAATCCCGCACCTTACTGCGGCATTAAATACATCCCCGACTACGCCGGCCCGGCAACCCCGGAAATTACCGATACTATTGTGGCAAATATTGCTGGTGCTTCTGATGCGCCAGCCAAAGGCAGTCACAACGATAAAATTTCGACTTTTGACCCGAAACCCGAATATCTGAAGTTTCTTTATACTTTGATAGATGTGGAGCGGATTCGCTCTGCTAAGTTGAAGGTGAAGTACGATGCCCTTTATTCGACTTCTCGCGGCTATCTCGACGGTGTTTTGGAACACTGCGGCTGCGATGTCGAAAGTTTTCACACCTACCGCGACGTGCTGTTTGGCGGCGGAATGCCCGAGCCCAAGGGCGAACAGTTAGTCGAGTTGGTGGAAGCTGTTAAGAAGGATGCGGCGGATTTGGGTTTAGCTACCGATGGCGACAGCGATCGTTTTGGTATTGTTGACGAGTTGGGAAATGTCTTGACTCCAAATACTGTACTGTTGCTGCTGGCGCGTCACTTGGTGAAGAATAAAGGCTTGACTGGGGCGATCGTCCGTACAGTCGCAACTACTCACTTGCTAGACAATTTAGCCGCCAAGTACGGTTTAACAATCTACGAAACCGCAGTCGGTTTTAAATACATCGGCGAAAAAATGCGGGAAACTGCGGTGCTCATCGGTGGCGAAGAGTCTGGCGGTTTGAGCGTTTTGGGTCACATCCCCGAAAAAGACGGGATTTTGGCTGATATGCTAGTTGCTGAGGCGATCGCTTATGAAGGCAAACCGCTTTCTCAGTTAGTCGAAGAAGCCATTAAAGAAGCCGACGGCCCCCTTTACAACAAACGCTTGGACTTGCACCTAGAAGAAGCCCACAAAGCAGCCGTTTTGGAATCTTTTACCAAGAATCCCCCCACAGAAGTAGCAGGTATCGGCGTTAAGGAAATCGGCCGCAAAGACGGGATTAAACTTTATCTTGAAGACGGTGGCTGGGTACTGCTGCGGCCTTCGGGAACCGAACCATTGATGCGCGTTTACATGGAAACCAATTCTGTGGAAAAAGAAAGCCAAGTTGCCCAACACATGGAAAAGGTAATTTCTCAGTTAGAACCTGTTTAA
- a CDS encoding DUF423 domain-containing protein has translation MSSLILTRIFMATAAVFGGLSVAGGAFASHALKSQLTDRALAIFETGARYQMYHALALLLVALLLSTAQESQTFFAVAGWAFIAGTIVFSGSLYALSLTDIKWLGAITPLGGVAFIVGWGCLAVAAWSFK, from the coding sequence ATGTCATCACTAATCTTAACGCGAATCTTCATGGCAACCGCAGCCGTATTCGGAGGCTTATCCGTTGCCGGCGGTGCTTTCGCCTCCCACGCTTTAAAAAGTCAATTGACCGATCGAGCTTTAGCAATTTTTGAGACTGGCGCTCGATATCAAATGTACCATGCCCTGGCTCTATTACTTGTCGCTTTACTCTTGAGCACCGCCCAAGAGTCTCAAACCTTTTTTGCAGTCGCTGGATGGGCTTTTATTGCCGGCACGATCGTCTTTTCAGGCAGTTTGTACGCCCTGAGTTTGACTGACATCAAATGGCTGGGTGCAATTACGCCACTGGGGGGAGTTGCTTTTATTGTGGGTTGGGGATGTTTGGCAGTTGCAGCTTGGAGTTTTAAATAG
- the bchM gene encoding magnesium protoporphyrin IX methyltransferase, with product MNFVDDKTIVRQYFNSTGFDRWQRIYGEGQVNKVQLDIRTGHQKTVDTVIEWLQADGNLPGLCVCDAGCGVGSLSIPLADAGAIVCASDISEKMVAEAYDRATAVPGKLYNISFAAQDLEALTGKFHTVICLDVLIHYPQDKAAKMIAHLSSIAESRLILSFAPKTLALTALKKIGELFPGPSKTTRAYQHREADIIKILENNGFVINRTAMTSTSFYYSRLVEAVRK from the coding sequence ATGAATTTTGTAGACGACAAGACTATAGTTAGACAGTATTTTAACTCGACCGGATTCGATCGCTGGCAGCGAATTTACGGCGAGGGCCAAGTCAATAAAGTTCAGCTAGACATCCGCACCGGGCACCAGAAAACGGTGGATACAGTCATCGAATGGCTGCAAGCTGACGGCAATTTGCCCGGGCTTTGCGTCTGCGATGCTGGCTGCGGTGTGGGATCTCTGAGCATTCCTCTGGCTGACGCTGGGGCAATTGTTTGCGCTAGCGATATCTCTGAAAAGATGGTAGCAGAAGCCTACGATCGAGCGACAGCAGTTCCCGGCAAGCTCTACAACATCTCCTTCGCCGCCCAAGATTTGGAAGCTTTAACCGGCAAATTCCACACAGTGATTTGTTTGGATGTGCTAATCCACTATCCTCAAGATAAGGCTGCAAAAATGATCGCTCACCTAAGTTCGATCGCCGAATCGCGACTAATTCTTAGTTTTGCACCCAAAACTTTAGCACTCACCGCCCTCAAAAAAATTGGTGAACTGTTCCCCGGCCCGAGCAAAACTACCCGCGCTTACCAGCACCGCGAAGCTGATATTATCAAAATCTTAGAAAACAACGGTTTTGTGATTAACAGAACAGCGATGACTAGCACTAGCTTTTACTATTCTCGCTTGGTGGAAGCTGTGCGGAAATAG
- a CDS encoding tetratricopeptide repeat protein produces the protein MNQAEFTTIYNNLGNKCKQVLQQKLAGTPNKQIAKILAIKSEATVRQHLTTAYQAFGLGNDKRSSWSDLQALFFQFRPELIPAPPGEPQPLNYRWVERTSDIAKLQKWTSENFKILIIVGEGGIGKTTLALQYLASCQFEKILDMKIAYTPEDLRSADSFVQTWLQQDFQEDAPRDFSLSLSLLEKKLRQFKVAIFIDNLESALRNGMFLPEYRNYVELLRVLSDPRITGGVTLITSRENLKEPDIRGVQTLILKGLSPEAWEQYFEYPKTSEDLQSLQEMHALYQGNAYSMDLIYKYIQNYYEGNIAEAWQQNSQELKQLDSFSFLVNHQLNRLSGHSIQAYRLLCRLAACRYQEIEWLPDTCVKALLWDVNPTEQLKIIWRLCDSSLLQSYRGKYRMHPAIRAQGLNQLQNSSEWEQTQRAIAQHWFTSVEHIQSPQLGLQVLEAYYHFREIEDYDSAWDVLCRPAIAILPEELFLYFLSWGYISQTLELAEKLVNRVSPNREASLYRCIGDCHAYLLADGFEVALEYHRQAQLAAKREGDKWTEFNSYSDMGLCYIAAGEYELGLAIYQAKLNLALSPVSPAIQSRLNSCYCEVALLHSYLGQASEAKAALKETTRHLQQPLESVPPWQACWDLNMAGLAQKHIGEYEQAKQTLGQVVAIAQNCNFTSDIARAWYILGDVFRESNDFSASLKYQNQAIEFYTKIGAKYELGISNYYIGLTYRDLGELEIAQNHWQQAIKIFNQMKTPKLANKVQACFNI, from the coding sequence ATGAATCAAGCAGAATTTACCACCATTTACAACAATTTAGGCAACAAATGCAAGCAAGTTTTGCAGCAAAAACTAGCTGGAACACCCAACAAACAAATCGCCAAAATTCTCGCAATTAAATCAGAAGCAACTGTACGCCAACATTTGACAACAGCATATCAAGCCTTTGGTTTAGGAAACGACAAGCGCTCTAGCTGGTCTGATTTGCAGGCATTATTTTTTCAATTCAGGCCCGAACTAATCCCAGCGCCACCTGGAGAACCACAACCATTAAATTATCGCTGGGTAGAACGGACTTCAGATATTGCCAAACTCCAAAAATGGACATCAGAAAATTTCAAAATTTTGATAATAGTAGGAGAAGGCGGCATCGGCAAAACCACCTTAGCACTGCAATATTTAGCAAGTTGCCAATTTGAAAAAATCTTAGATATGAAAATTGCCTACACTCCAGAAGACTTGCGGAGTGCCGATTCATTTGTTCAGACTTGGCTGCAACAAGATTTTCAGGAAGATGCACCCAGAGATTTTAGCCTTAGTTTAAGCTTGCTAGAAAAAAAGCTGCGTCAATTCAAAGTCGCAATTTTTATAGATAACTTAGAGTCTGCCTTACGTAACGGTATGTTTTTACCTGAGTACCGCAATTATGTAGAATTGCTGCGGGTACTCAGCGATCCAAGAATTACAGGAGGAGTCACCCTGATTACCAGTAGAGAAAATTTAAAAGAACCAGACATCAGAGGCGTTCAAACTCTCATTTTAAAAGGCTTGAGTCCAGAAGCATGGGAACAATATTTTGAATATCCCAAAACTTCAGAAGATTTACAATCTCTGCAAGAAATGCACGCGCTTTATCAAGGCAATGCTTACAGCATGGATCTGATTTATAAATACATTCAAAATTATTATGAAGGCAATATCGCCGAGGCTTGGCAACAAAACAGTCAGGAACTCAAGCAGTTAGATTCATTTTCATTTCTTGTTAACCATCAGTTAAATCGCCTGAGCGGACACTCGATTCAAGCTTATCGATTGCTGTGTCGTTTGGCAGCTTGTCGGTATCAAGAAATAGAGTGGTTGCCCGATACTTGCGTCAAGGCTTTGCTGTGGGATGTAAACCCAACAGAACAATTAAAAATCATCTGGCGGCTGTGCGACTCTTCTTTGCTACAATCCTATCGGGGTAAATACCGAATGCACCCAGCAATTCGGGCGCAGGGTTTGAATCAGTTACAGAATAGCAGCGAATGGGAACAAACTCAAAGGGCGATCGCGCAACATTGGTTTACCAGTGTAGAACACATTCAATCCCCTCAGTTAGGTTTGCAAGTTTTAGAAGCTTACTATCATTTCCGAGAAATTGAAGATTATGATTCAGCGTGGGATGTCTTGTGCCGCCCTGCCATAGCTATTTTACCAGAAGAATTGTTTCTATATTTTTTATCGTGGGGATACATCAGCCAAACTTTAGAATTAGCAGAAAAACTGGTAAATCGAGTTTCGCCTAACCGGGAAGCAAGTCTGTATCGCTGCATCGGCGACTGTCACGCCTATTTGCTAGCGGATGGTTTTGAGGTAGCTTTAGAATATCACCGCCAAGCTCAATTGGCTGCTAAGCGTGAGGGCGATAAATGGACAGAATTTAACTCCTATAGTGATATGGGTCTGTGCTATATTGCTGCTGGTGAATACGAGTTAGGATTAGCTATTTATCAGGCAAAACTTAATTTAGCTTTGTCTCCAGTATCTCCTGCAATTCAATCTCGGCTAAATAGTTGTTACTGCGAAGTTGCTCTTTTGCACTCTTATTTAGGACAAGCGAGTGAGGCGAAGGCAGCATTGAAAGAAACTACAAGACACTTGCAACAACCTTTAGAAAGCGTTCCGCCTTGGCAAGCTTGCTGGGATTTGAATATGGCTGGTTTAGCTCAAAAACATATTGGCGAGTACGAACAAGCTAAGCAAACTTTAGGGCAAGTTGTGGCGATCGCCCAAAATTGCAACTTTACATCAGACATCGCCCGTGCCTGGTACATTTTGGGCGATGTTTTTCGAGAAAGCAATGATTTTTCAGCTTCTTTGAAATATCAAAACCAAGCTATTGAATTTTATACTAAAATTGGTGCTAAGTACGAATTAGGTATTAGCAATTATTACATCGGCTTGACTTACCGGGATTTGGGAGAATTAGAAATAGCTCAGAATCACTGGCAGCAAGCTATTAAAATATTTAATCAAATGAAAACGCCTAAACTAGCGAATAAAGTTCAAGCTTGTTTCAATATTTAA
- the nagA gene encoding N-acetylglucosamine-6-phosphate deacetylase, with translation MTEATTPTATPTDILNARLPGCKDLQMLAVDETGIIQEVLPMDAVFKRICPPDLQVLDVAGNWLSLGGVDLQINGALGFAFPDLESKHMEILPKICQFLWNQGVDAFLPTLVTTSVDKFRRSLSTIADYIRTVQTAAPATINPKTAEILGVHLEGPFLNPQKRGAHPVEFLLPLTIENVKQVLGDCADIVKIITLAPELDSTGEVISYLQSLGISVSLGHSQATAEQAQQAFARGASMVTHAFNAMPSLHHREPGLLGAAIVYPGVKCGLIADGQHVSPTMIDFLLRAGRYQKGVFLVSDALAPLGLPDGVYPWDSRQIEVRKGTAWVRLDYHSPLESATLAGTTLPLLAGVQNLVEWGICDAESAIALATESPRKAIGISGIIGKSASQLLRWNLNAATKQLTWYRLF, from the coding sequence ATGACTGAAGCCACAACCCCAACTGCCACCCCCACAGATATTCTCAATGCTCGCCTCCCCGGTTGCAAGGATTTGCAGATGCTTGCTGTTGACGAAACGGGAATCATTCAAGAAGTTTTGCCGATGGACGCGGTATTTAAACGGATTTGTCCTCCCGATTTGCAAGTGCTTGATGTAGCAGGCAATTGGCTGTCTCTGGGCGGTGTTGACTTGCAGATTAACGGGGCTCTCGGTTTTGCTTTTCCCGATTTAGAAAGCAAGCATATGGAAATTTTGCCGAAAATTTGTCAATTTTTGTGGAATCAGGGAGTGGATGCTTTTTTGCCGACTTTGGTGACAACTTCGGTGGATAAGTTTAGGCGATCGCTCTCGACTATAGCTGATTATATCCGAACTGTACAAACCGCTGCTCCCGCAACAATTAATCCCAAAACAGCGGAAATTCTCGGCGTTCACCTCGAAGGCCCTTTTCTCAACCCCCAGAAGCGAGGCGCTCACCCAGTTGAGTTTTTGTTACCGCTAACTATAGAAAATGTCAAGCAAGTTTTAGGAGATTGTGCCGATATTGTCAAAATAATTACTTTAGCGCCGGAGTTAGACAGCACTGGCGAAGTCATTTCCTATTTGCAAAGTTTGGGAATTTCCGTCAGTCTCGGACACTCCCAAGCGACGGCAGAGCAAGCCCAACAAGCATTTGCCCGGGGAGCTTCAATGGTAACTCACGCTTTTAATGCGATGCCGAGTTTGCACCACAGAGAACCGGGTTTGTTGGGAGCGGCGATTGTTTATCCGGGCGTAAAATGCGGTTTAATTGCTGACGGGCAGCACGTTTCTCCGACAATGATTGATTTTTTGCTACGCGCTGGTAGGTATCAAAAAGGCGTTTTTTTAGTGAGCGATGCTTTGGCTCCTTTGGGTTTGCCTGACGGTGTTTATCCTTGGGATTCCCGACAAATTGAAGTCAGAAAAGGTACAGCTTGGGTAAGATTAGATTACCACTCGCCCCTGGAATCTGCTACTTTGGCGGGTACAACTCTGCCGCTGTTGGCGGGAGTGCAGAATTTGGTGGAGTGGGGAATTTGCGATGCCGAAAGTGCGATCGCCCTGGCAACTGAATCTCCAAGAAAGGCGATCGGAATTTCGGGAATTATTGGCAAATCGGCAAGTCAATTGTTGCGCTGGAATTTAAATGCGGCGACAAAGCAATTGACTTGGTATCGACTCTTTTAA
- a CDS encoding CAP domain-containing protein, with product MDRLDGTTLNDQLIWSNPEPVEIYGYAGDDTQVGDAGNDLIVGGSGNDSLLGDPGNDVIYGGRDSDSMYGGVGADQLFGGKGDDYLVAGFDTDTLTGGGGSDTFGLIGEGVAIITDFNAASDFLRLVDNLTGSRVLVARNDSNSVGVYVSSNGGSSFDKVLALLTNFTGDVGSVSAKIIGGNVTISPTPTPTPTPIPTPPTSDNWLDRVNYFRNLANLPPVTNNSAWTQGEIEHSRYMVKNDQFTHFQDRNNPWYTPAGSEAGQNSNVTGWSTTQTRDVDFIDAWMTGPFHALGIINPKLTQVAYGTYREADGGIETGATLDVIRGINSNSSPQYPVMWPASGKTVPLRQYGGNEYPEPLTGFPGYTAPTGLPIYLQLGSGNVTPRVTSHSLTQGNIPIEHGVFDETTYSNPDPSAQQLARSILDSRDAIVMIPRNPLIPGNYTASITSSGQNYTWSFNVV from the coding sequence ATGGATCGTTTAGATGGAACAACGCTAAATGACCAACTAATTTGGTCTAATCCTGAACCCGTAGAAATTTACGGCTATGCTGGCGATGACACGCAAGTAGGCGATGCGGGAAACGATCTGATTGTTGGCGGTTCTGGAAATGACAGTTTATTGGGAGATCCGGGAAACGATGTTATCTATGGTGGTCGGGATAGCGACTCTATGTATGGCGGAGTGGGTGCAGATCAACTGTTTGGCGGCAAAGGAGATGATTATTTAGTTGCCGGCTTTGACACAGATACGCTGACAGGGGGTGGAGGTAGTGATACTTTTGGTTTGATAGGCGAGGGCGTAGCTATTATTACCGACTTTAATGCTGCTTCTGATTTCCTCCGACTGGTAGATAACCTGACTGGTTCTCGCGTTTTAGTTGCTCGTAATGACAGCAATAGTGTCGGAGTTTACGTTAGCAGCAATGGCGGTTCTTCTTTTGATAAAGTCTTGGCATTGTTGACCAATTTTACTGGGGATGTTGGGAGTGTTTCAGCGAAAATTATCGGTGGAAATGTGACAATAAGTCCCACTCCGACTCCTACTCCTACTCCCATTCCTACCCCTCCGACCTCTGATAACTGGCTAGATCGGGTAAATTATTTTCGTAACCTCGCCAACTTACCACCTGTGACTAACAATTCTGCATGGACGCAAGGGGAAATAGAACACTCACGTTATATGGTTAAAAATGATCAGTTCACTCATTTTCAAGACCGTAATAACCCTTGGTATACGCCAGCAGGATCTGAAGCGGGTCAAAACAGCAATGTGACAGGTTGGTCAACAACTCAGACACGAGACGTGGATTTTATAGATGCATGGATGACCGGCCCTTTTCATGCGTTAGGAATTATCAACCCCAAACTAACGCAAGTTGCTTACGGTACCTATCGCGAAGCCGATGGGGGAATTGAAACAGGGGCAACTTTGGATGTTATTCGGGGAATCAATTCTAATTCTTCACCCCAATACCCTGTTATGTGGCCTGCAAGTGGCAAGACGGTTCCCTTAAGACAATATGGCGGAAATGAATATCCCGAGCCGTTAACAGGCTTTCCAGGATACACGGCTCCTACGGGCTTACCTATTTATTTACAATTGGGTTCTGGGAACGTCACGCCTCGAGTCACTTCTCACTCATTAACGCAGGGAAATATACCCATAGAACACGGTGTTTTTGATGAAACAACCTACAGCAATCCCGATCCATCTGCTCAACAATTGGCACGCAGTATCTTGGATTCACGCGATGCAATTGTAATGATACCCCGCAACCCATTAATACCTGGAAATTATACTGCTTCCATTACATCAAGCGGTCAGAACTATACCTGGTCATTTAATGTTGTCTGA
- a CDS encoding LapA family protein, with amino-acid sequence MKTIPLLAISFLVAILASAIGIISVQNAAPVSLNFIFFKSIQIPVGVVLAMSISAGLIGGALLQPLWNLSDSQNSRPKFQTNSEDSNTAEY; translated from the coding sequence ATGAAAACAATTCCTCTGCTCGCCATTAGTTTTTTAGTAGCAATTTTAGCAAGCGCGATCGGCATTATCTCAGTGCAGAACGCCGCCCCAGTGTCCTTAAACTTTATCTTCTTTAAATCGATACAAATACCTGTAGGAGTAGTATTGGCCATGAGCATTAGTGCAGGACTCATTGGCGGTGCGCTGCTGCAACCTCTGTGGAACCTTTCAGATTCCCAAAACTCGCGTCCTAAATTTCAGACAAATTCAGAAGACTCTAACACCGCAGAATATTAA
- a CDS encoding Calx-beta domain-containing protein, which yields MTVKRQGIYLIGEDTAENIALEAGQLQDIPGGLATRKGNDTVSGSSDDEVVYGGKGNDEIEGGGGNDSLRGDKDEDTVIGGDGDDCLCGGQGNDSIVGGSGNDSLHGDLGIDTLTGGSGNDTFFLVLDDESIDYITDYQNGGDRIASDNGILNFDNYTFSAGTGANGASSADTVMIDKSTNRAIAVLLNVSSSTFAASPTPTPAPTPTPTPTPTPAPTPTPTPAPTPTPAPTPTPAPTPTPVTTPTPAPTPTPAPTPTPVTTPTPVTTPTPVTTPTPVTTPTPVTTPTPVTTPTPVTTPTPVTTPTPVTTPTPVTTPTPVTTPTPVTTPTPVTTPTPVTNTGTIAFSAANYRVDEPIGLEKGGQFIRPSKVTLLRTGGSQGQISVTLTPTDGTAKAPGDYTNTPIQIAFANGETEKTVSIPVLIDDLLETDETVNLNLSNPTGGATIGTLPATLTIATAVQGDSQNNIMAGVGTGQIVVDKPVALDGQAGDDSLEAGSGNDALYGGDGSDILVGMRGSDSLFGENGNDVLYGFRYYDLAGLAGVGEVDTLVGGAGADLFVITYREVGGLNTGYDNLDNSLDNEDYALITDLNIGEGDLIQLFRPGQGLVLGIDYRLAPSPVGKPAGTGIYVVENGVDNLVAIVKDLTIGGGLLNKNAPPPAGITYDQNNPVPNFTLTS from the coding sequence ATGACTGTCAAACGACAAGGGATTTATTTAATCGGAGAAGATACAGCCGAAAACATTGCACTCGAAGCCGGACAACTTCAGGATATCCCTGGAGGATTGGCAACTCGCAAAGGCAATGATACAGTCAGCGGTTCCTCTGATGATGAAGTTGTATATGGTGGCAAAGGAAATGATGAAATTGAGGGCGGAGGTGGCAATGATTCCCTTCGCGGCGACAAAGATGAAGATACTGTTATCGGAGGAGATGGAGATGATTGCTTGTGCGGCGGTCAAGGCAATGATTCAATTGTCGGCGGTAGCGGCAATGATAGTTTGCACGGCGATCTGGGTATCGATACTCTAACAGGTGGCAGTGGCAATGACACATTTTTCCTAGTGCTAGATGATGAGAGTATTGATTACATTACCGATTATCAAAATGGAGGCGATCGCATTGCTAGCGACAATGGCATTTTGAATTTTGATAACTACACTTTTAGTGCGGGTACGGGTGCTAATGGTGCTAGTAGTGCCGACACGGTGATGATAGATAAAAGTACCAATCGGGCGATCGCTGTTTTGCTGAATGTTTCTAGCAGCACGTTTGCAGCTAGTCCGACACCGACACCAGCGCCAACACCAACTCCAACACCAACACCAACACCAGCCCCAACACCAACACCAACTCCAGCCCCAACACCAACACCAGCCCCAACACCAACTCCAGCCCCAACTCCGACTCCGGTGACGACTCCAACTCCAGCCCCAACACCAACTCCAGCCCCAACTCCGACTCCGGTGACGACTCCAACTCCGGTGACAACGCCAACTCCGGTGACGACTCCAACTCCGGTGACGACTCCAACTCCGGTGACGACTCCAACTCCGGTGACGACTCCAACTCCGGTGACAACGCCAACTCCGGTGACAACGCCAACTCCGGTGACAACGCCAACTCCGGTGACAACGCCAACTCCGGTGACGACTCCAACTCCGGTGACAACGCCAACTCCGGTGACAACACCGACTCCTGTGACAAATACAGGCACTATTGCATTCAGTGCTGCTAATTATCGAGTTGATGAGCCAATCGGATTAGAGAAAGGAGGCCAATTTATCAGACCATCTAAAGTCACTCTTCTCCGCACTGGTGGCAGTCAAGGACAAATAAGCGTCACACTCACACCCACTGATGGCACAGCTAAAGCTCCTGGTGACTACACCAACACTCCCATACAAATCGCATTTGCCAACGGAGAAACTGAAAAAACTGTCTCAATTCCTGTACTCATAGATGATTTGTTAGAAACTGATGAAACTGTCAACTTAAACCTCAGCAATCCCACTGGCGGTGCAACTATCGGAACGTTGCCTGCTACTCTGACAATCGCTACTGCCGTACAAGGAGACAGCCAAAACAATATCATGGCTGGAGTTGGAACTGGTCAAATTGTAGTTGATAAACCTGTAGCTTTAGATGGTCAGGCAGGCGATGATTCTTTGGAAGCTGGTTCTGGCAATGATGCTTTATATGGTGGCGATGGCAGTGACATTTTAGTCGGTATGCGCGGTAGCGATAGCCTTTTTGGGGAAAACGGCAATGATGTACTTTATGGCTTCAGGTATTACGATCTTGCCGGTCTTGCAGGAGTTGGCGAAGTCGATACTCTTGTTGGTGGAGCCGGTGCAGATTTATTCGTCATAACTTATCGAGAAGTTGGAGGGCTTAACACAGGCTATGACAATTTAGATAACAGCCTTGATAATGAGGATTACGCTCTAATTACAGACCTCAACATCGGTGAAGGGGATTTAATCCAGCTATTTCGGCCTGGTCAAGGTTTAGTGCTAGGTATTGATTATCGACTGGCACCATCTCCTGTTGGAAAACCAGCAGGTACAGGCATCTATGTTGTGGAAAATGGCGTTGACAATTTAGTTGCAATTGTGAAAGACCTTACTATAGGTGGCGGTTTATTGAATAAAAATGCTCCGCCTCCTGCTGGTATCACTTACGACCAAAATAACCCTGTTCCCAATTTTACGCTTACCAGTTAG